The genomic segment CCTCGCAAAGTGCGCCAAAGTGGGTGAAGACTGGGGATATGATGAGATCAATCTGAATGTGGGATGCCCGAGCGACCGCGTGCAATCGGGGCTTTTTGGAGTGTACTTGATGAAAGAACCCGAACGGGTGCGCGATGGTGTAGGCGCAATGCGCGACGCGGTAAATATTCCCGTAACCGTGAAAACGCGAATCGGCGTTGACAATTGCGACTCTTACGAAGAACTGGTCCATTTTGTCCAGACCGTTGCCGAATCAGGATGCCGTATCTTTGCGTTTCACGCCCGCAAAGCATGGCTTCAGGGCCTGAGTCCCAAAGAAAACAGAGAAATTCCCCCATTATCTTACGACATAGTCTATCGCATCAAACGCGACTTTCCAGACCTGTACGTCGTAATCAACGGGGGAATTACATCGCTCGACGAAGCCGCCGCGCATCTGGCACATGTCGATGGCGTGATGGTCGGGCGGGAAGCCTATTCAAACCCCTATTTTCTGTCCGAAGTTGACCACCGATTCTTCGGTGAACCACGTCCAATACCATCTCGGCACGAAATCCTGCACGCGTATCTGCCCTATGTCTCCGACCAACTCGAACGCGGGACGCGATTGCACCATATAGCGCGACATCTCATAGGACTATTTGCCGGTGTGCCGGGTGCAAAAACCTGGCGGCGATACATCAGCGAAAACGCATACAAAAAGGATGCGGGGATCGAAGTATTAGAGGCAGCGAGCGAACTGGTTGACTCACCCGAGCACATTTACTCCTTAGCTTCGAGCTGATCTACCAGGCGGATGGAATGTATAACATCTCGCAGGTCGTTGTGAGGCACCTCGTTGTTATTGATACAATCGACAAAATGCTGGTGCATCGTCAAAACACCCTCGTAACTGGCGACATCTTCCTCTTCCACACCATCGACTTCCCATCCCCCCAGGGTACGCACCTGATTGTCTTCGTGAATCTCGATCTCCTGGGGAATCTTCATATAACACCCAATACCCACACCGTGCAGTTCAGACCGCAGCACGCGCCCACCAGAAGCGCGATTGCCATGGATGGTGCCGACTGCGTTATTCTCAAAACGTATGAGAGCCGTATAATTATTATAGCTCTCTCCGCCAAATTTATCCTGATGGGCGGACACTTCCACGGGTTCACTCCCGGCCATATAGCGCGTGAGATCGACAATATGGCAGACGTCATTCCACAGAGTAGAAGTAAATTCTTTGCCATCGCCACCG from the Gemmatimonadota bacterium genome contains:
- the dusA gene encoding tRNA dihydrouridine(20/20a) synthase DusA, which codes for MDIGNSRRFSIAPMMDCTDRHERYFLRLISQRVLLYTEMVATGAIIHGDRTRLLGFDLIEHPIALQLGGSDPADLAKCAKVGEDWGYDEINLNVGCPSDRVQSGLFGVYLMKEPERVRDGVGAMRDAVNIPVTVKTRIGVDNCDSYEELVHFVQTVAESGCRIFAFHARKAWLQGLSPKENREIPPLSYDIVYRIKRDFPDLYVVINGGITSLDEAAAHLAHVDGVMVGREAYSNPYFLSEVDHRFFGEPRPIPSRHEILHAYLPYVSDQLERGTRLHHIARHLIGLFAGVPGAKTWRRYISENAYKKDAGIEVLEAASELVDSPEHIYSLASS
- a CDS encoding Gfo/Idh/MocA family oxidoreductase, giving the protein MLNAGFIGAGGRSQGAHYPNVHRLEQDVEMCAVCELDEERLDQVAKKYEFPQVYTDHKKMLDEADLDIIYCVMNEKWILQTAIDCMNAGKHIFIEKPPGANLEETEQLLEAAVSNNVFAAVGFQRRYTAVTREAMRLVAEKGPVSSIVTTFNKQMLGGDGKEFTSTLWNDVCHIVDLTRYMAGSEPVEVSAHQDKFGGESYNNYTALIRFENNAVGTIHGNRASGGRVLRSELHGVGIGCYMKIPQEIEIHEDNQVRTLGGWEVDGVEEEDVASYEGVLTMHQHFVDCINNNEVPHNDLRDVIHSIRLVDQLEAKE